A genomic region of Dermacentor andersoni chromosome 9, qqDerAnde1_hic_scaffold, whole genome shotgun sequence contains the following coding sequences:
- the LOC129383958 gene encoding uncharacterized protein has product MVPSALQFEQTDSAKSASHSDDEGSRTEDKAAPNDELALSNALDDELADQVVYLEDFHGVSDYPLELPVPQVEEKTEEVLSLTQAYEDACFKVAGMEHDGEGVPRSNDPEDGVAVAEEPGGSCLPTSWITIGRGAPTADRMTDELHNFGEPLFHLGPEIDLGDGLWPTVLNYSPPQVDGGFRPRRKRRLSRIVRDVKRKRIKRRASGIDEEADSGCEADTESSTEGEEEDNDGEHLNEEEMASLGLWCLALVSTR; this is encoded by the coding sequence ATGGTACCTTCTGCGTTGCAATTCGAGCAGACGGATTCCGCGAAATCGGCGTCTCACAGCGACGACGAAGGCAGCAGGACAGAGGACAAAGCAGCGCCCAACGATGAGCTTGCACTCAGTAACGCGCTCGACGACGAGCTCGCCGACCAAGTCGTCTACCTGGAGGACTTTCATGGCGTTTCGGATTATCCATTAGAGCTACCAGTGCCTCAAGTCGAAGAGAAGACCGAGGAAGTGTTGTCCTTAACGCAGGCCTACGAGGACGCCTGTTTCAAGGTGGCTGGTATGGAGCACGATGGTGAGGGTGTTCCGAGGTCGAATGATCCTGAGGATGGTGTCGCGGTAGCCGAAGAGCCCGGAGGATCTTGCCTGCCGACATCGTGGATAACGATAGGTCGTGGCGCACCCACGGCCGATCGAATGACGGACGAATTGCACAACTTTGGCGAACCGCTCTTCCACCTGGGCCCGGAGATCGACTTGGGCGACGGGCTGTGGCCCACGGTACTAAACTACAGCCCTCCGCAGGTCGACGGCGGATTCCGCCCGAGAAGGAAGCGCAGACTCAGCAGAATCGTGCGTGACGTCAAGCGCAAACGCATAAAACGCCGAGCCTCCGGGATCGACGAAGAAGCGGACTCGGGCTGCGAGGCTGACACCGAGTCCTCAACGGAGGGCGAGGAGGAGGACAATGACGGCGAGCACCTCAACGAGGAAGAAATGGCGTCGCTTGGCTTGTGGTGTCTGGCGCTGGTGAGCACGCGCTGA